One segment of Salvelinus fontinalis isolate EN_2023a chromosome 42, ASM2944872v1, whole genome shotgun sequence DNA contains the following:
- the LOC129841112 gene encoding 40S ribosomal protein S6: MKLNISFPATGCQKLIEVDDERKLRTFYEKRMATEVAADPLGDEWKGYMVRISGGNDKQGFPMKQGVLTHGRVRLLLAKGHSCYRPRRTGERKRKSVRGCIVDANLSVLNLVIIKKGEKDIPGLTDSTVPRRLGPKRASKIRKLFNLAKEDDVRQYVVRRPLTKEGKKPRTKAPRIQRLVTPRVLQHKRRRIALKKQRTQKNKEEASEYAKLLAKRMKEAKEKRQEQIAKRRRLSSLRASTSKSESSQK, translated from the exons ATGAAG CTGAATATCTCGTTTCCTGCCACTGGCTGTCAGAAGCTCATTGAAGTTGATGATGAGCGCAAGCTGCGAACCTTCTATGAGAAGCGTATGGCCACAGAGGTGGCTGCTGATCCCCTGGGAGATGAGTGGAAG GGCTACATGGTGCGCATCAGCGGAGGCAATGACAAACAGGGCTTCCCCATGAAGCAGGGTGTGCTGACCCACGGCCGTGTGCGCTTGCTGCTTGCCAAGGGCCATTCCTGTTATCGCCCCCGTAGGACAGGAGAGCGCAAACGCAAGTCTGTCCGTGGCTGCATCGTTGATGCCAACCTCAGTGTGCTGAACTTGGTTATCATCAAGAAAG GTGAGAAGGACATCCCCGGCCTGACCGACAGCACCGTGCCCCGCCGCTTGGGACCCAAGAGGGCCAGCAAGATCCGCAAGCTCTTCAACCTGGCCAAGGAGGACGATGTCAGGCAGTACGTTGTGAGGAGACCACTGACTAAAGAAG GTAAGAAGCCCAGGACCAAGGCTCCCAGGATTCAGAGGCTGGTGACACCCCGTGTGCTCCAGCATAAGCGCCGTCGCATTGCCCTGAAGAAACAGCGCACACAGAAGAACAAGGAGGAGGCTTCCGAATACGCCAAGCTGCTGGCCAAGAGGATGAAG GAGGCTAAGGAGAAGCGCCAAGAACAGATCGCCAAAAGGCGCCGTCTCTCCTCCCTTAGGGCCTCCACATCCAAATCTGAGTCCAGCCAGAAGTGA